From one Gadus morhua chromosome 8, gadMor3.0, whole genome shotgun sequence genomic stretch:
- the LOC115549587 gene encoding potassium voltage-gated channel subfamily H member 2-like, translating to MPVRRGHVAPQNTFLDTIIRKFEGQNRKFIIANARVENCAIIFCNDAFCGMCGYTRGEVMQKSCTCSFLYGPGTRRPAMAQMAKALLGAEERKVEMSLYTKEGECFQCSIDVVPVKNEDGLVIMFILNFDLPSDPKPSSPSPARELNNVLHIPWLAQVRKGHLRLLLRSLAPGGGPQSEESLELGPPGGGAALGARLPLLGHESVVLEKLLSLPESRRLQEGASGLLLWDQEEEAAWGGGRGQAGGRDPWGPRPAPPTAPGPRGFYGFSASGGGPDEEGEDCAFGDSPPAGRPENGASSVKHSSSVDDLKKRRSFCERRLQMRHSCTGIGASRMPAGISDQDLVQQLTQSLLEPKTDSYVALHSGERDILAPCKLMDRTHNVTEKVTQVSGDTRGLKG from the exons ATGCCCGTGAGACGAGGGCACGTCGCCCCTCAAAACACTTTCTTGGATACCATCATCCGTAAATTCGAAGGACAAA ACAGGAAGTTCATCATCGCCAACGCGCGGGTGGAGAACTGTGCCATCATCTTCTGCAACGACGCCTTCTGCGGCATGTGCGGGTACACGCGCGGCGAGGTCATGCAGAAGTCGTGCACCTGCAGCTTCCTGTACGGCCCAGGCACCCGGAGGCCCGCCATGGCCCAGATGGCCAAGGCGCTGCTGGGGGCCgaggagaggaaggtggagaTGTCCCTCTACACCAAGGAGG GCGAGTGCTTCCAGTGCTCCATCGACGTCGTCCCGGTGAAGAACGAGGACGGCCTGGTCATCATGTTCATCCTGAACTTTGACCTCCCCAGCGACCCGAAGCCCTCCAGCCCGTCCCCGGCCAGAGAGCTGAACAACGTGCTGCACATCCCCTGGCTGGCCCAGG tgagGAAGGGCCACCTGCGTCTCCTCCTGCGGTCCCTGGCCCCCGGTGGGGGCCCCCAGTCGGAGGAGAGCCTGGAGCTGGGGCCCCCCGGGGGCGGGGCGGCGCTGGGGGCCCGCCTCCCCCTGCTGGGCCACGAGTCGGTGGTGCTGGAGAAGCTGCTGTCCCTCCCCGAGAGCCGTCGGCTGCAGGAGGGGGCGTCGGGCCTGCTGCTctgggaccaggaggaggaggcggcctgggggggggggcggggccaggcgggggggcgggacccTTGGGGGccgcgccccgcccccccgaccGCGCCCGGGCCCCGAGGGTTCTACGGCTTCTCGGCGAG CGGAGGAGGGCCggacgaggagggagaggacTGTGCGTTTGGCGACAGCCCTCCCGCCGGCAGGCCGGAGAACGGGGCGTCCAGCGTGAAGCACTCCTCCTCCGTGGACGACCTGAAGAAGAGGCGGAGCTTCTGTGAGCGCCGCCTGCAGATGAGACACAGCTGCACGG gtATTGGAGCCAGTAGAATGCCGGCTGGAATATCTGACCAGGATTTG GTCCAGCAGTTGACCCAGAGCCTTCTGGAGCCCAAGACGGACTCGTACGTGGCGCTGCActctggggagagagacatcctGGCCCCGTGTAAACTGATGGACCGGACCCACAACGTCACCGAGAAGGTCACCCAGGTGAGTGGAGACACTCGAGGGCTTAAGGGCTGA
- the LOC115549570 gene encoding uncharacterized protein LOC115549570 isoform X1: MEEAAVQGEKIEPVPEVKSDGGKGGWMNERSLSSILKHSCLLCWSSSPRDTGVVETDERILAKTAEIRVRRPQHLALELENAVALESLELQEQQQDVRDLEETLLKLDQHKEKLQLQIKSTRQLCVEESQKILSLQAEESKKEGQVEEYERELARARWRLKKLREEVKNAKRRAEEAGQRNNPLQDSIRQSYEEILQEESALCSLSGGAATPDSQLDESTSPADTTEDDPLPLRPWGRSQSLPAYADFIMRTSSSSFNNNLTGTREEVAESSLEAPKTEGAEAGPEPTQRSTDAERKTDNQKEALTASADPVDQLDFYKPDPFVHGQAEDDLFNEDLFPKTDSSDVFASDPFKGTDPFAADILFPPGSDEAAAAAVANDDADTSLSCVEHKASTGTQCFESEFPDEDSDIEISYSREDLDAVAMAADATDRAAPAEPRGFKPIQSSSEDLGLDAASRGWRSQGQYSVESDPNGYELDLAAVSPPSDIEELSLASLTGDAAGGKNSTAAVKGLSSDSAQYSPELAPSGAVPDAIKTASDMTQLVITEQPLSCEVTSCLEAQPLESETDNSFEVEPQLTLVHHDSVDAPNPSTQITSEMNECSFEMSYPSTHSSFDPYGFKLSPEHSTHSLLDPDDEEDLSPESNDPDLAFDPEPTSSQLNFDRYGFDLSASRVASEDVVDPYGFKLSQEEENQEVLEVCSHDDQEEVELCSFTNEELVEPYSNQEVVDPFAQDNQEVLEPCNQNNQEMLDFCSNGNQEILEPSMSDTKNVLDLFSIENQELVDLSSPLNQEVLEPFCDDNQEPMVSHDKDEQELPQQCNQEVVETSINNKEPRAPSYYENQEVLDFCGQDNQELQGFSRNQELQDYRSHDNQEVLDFLSNQALPEANNNHHCEQDSEMYFNPDTDTQSNISNSANPANSSSGFPASEVSNGPEAMHLEGLELGNTTGSINNCNTYKDELLSMSVDQEQATSNMSTNSDPATFNVSSGQNLLQGDLGSVFSAGGYIGCDDVADDLEPLPHRQGNPVAEPVEPIEPVRPVQPVRPVRPMRPPRPSLLAKEKAQSQTQGVDLK, from the exons ATGGAGGAAGCCGCGGTGCAGGGGGAGAAGATAGAGCCCGTGCCGGAGGTAAAGAGCgacggggggaaggggggctggATGAACGAgcgctcgctctcctccattCTAAAACACTCCTGCCTCCTGTGCTGGTCCTCGTCTCCCAGGGATACGGGCGTCGTGGAAACGGATGAAAGGATCCTTGCCAAGACAGCAGAGATCAGAGTAAGACGCCCGCAGCACCTGGCCCTG gagCTAGAGAATGCAGTGGCGCTGGAGAGCCTGGAgctgcaggagcagcagcaggacgtCCGGGACCTGGAGGAGACCCTGCTGAAGCTGGACCAGCACAAGGAGAAGCTGCAGCTGCAGATCAAGAGCACCAGGCAGCTATGTGTGGAGGAGAGTCAGAAG atCCTGTCCCTGCAGGCTGAGGAGAGTAAGAAGGAGGGCCAGGTGGAGGAGTACGAACGCGAGCTGGCGCGCGCCCGCTGGAGGCTGAAGAAGCTgcgggaggaggtgaagaacgCCAAGCGGCGGGCAGAGGAGGCGGGCCAGAGGAACAACCCGCTGCAGGACTCCATCCGCCAGTCCTACGAGGAGATCCTGCAG GAGGAGAGCGCTCTGTGCTCTCTGTCAGGAGGAGCTGCCACTCCAGACAGCCAGCTGGACGAGTCCACATCGCCCGCCGACACCACCGAAGACGACCCCCTCCCGCTGAGGCCCTGGGGCCGCAGCCAATCACTGCCGGCGTACGCTGACTTCATCATG AGGACCAGCAGTTCTTCCTTCAATAACAACCTGACAGGGACCAGAGAGGAAGTGGCTGAGAGTTCTCTGGAGGCCCCAAAG ACGGAGGGAGCTGAGGCCGGGCCTGAACCGACCCAGAGGAGCACGGACGCGGAGAGGAAGACTGACAACCAGAAGGAAGCGCTGACAGCCAGCGCCGACCCCGTGGACCAACTGGACTTCTACAAACCCGACCCCTTCGTTCACGGTCAGGCCGAAG ATGATCTTTTCAATGAAGATTTGTTCCCAAAGACGGATTCCTCAG ACGTCTTCGCCTCAGACCCCTTCAAAGGCACCGACCCGTTCGCGGCAGACATCTTGTTCCCGCCGGGATCAgacgaggcggcggcggcggcggttgcCAACGACGACGCCGACACCAGCCTGTCGTGCGTCGAGCACAAAGCGTCCACGGGGACCCAGTGCTTCGAGTCCGAGTTCCCGGACGAGGACAGCGACATCGAGATCAGCTACAGCCGCGAGGACCTGGACGCCGTCGCCATGGCGGCGGACGCCACGGACCGGGCGGCGCCGGCCGAGCCACGGGGGTTCAAGCCCATCCAGTCCTCCTCCGAGGACCTGGGGCTGGACGCGGCGTCCCGGGGCTGGCGGTCCCAGGGACAGTACTCGGTGGAGTCGGACCCCAACGGCTACGAGCTGGACCTGGCcgccgtctcccccccctcggACATCGAGGAGCTCAGCCTGGCCTCCCTGACCGGGGACGCGGCCGGCGGGAAGAACAGCACCGCGGCGGTCAAAG GTCTGAGTTCCGATTCGGCTCAATATTCCCCTGAGCTGGCGCCCTCTGGTGCCGTACCTGACGCAATCAAGACCGCATCCGACATGACTCAGCTTGTCATCACAGAGCAGCCCCTTTCCTGTGAGGTCACTTCCTGCCTAGAAGCACAGCCCCTTGAGTCAGAAACGGACAACAGCTTCGAGGTAGAACCCCAACTAACGCTGGTTCACCACGACTCAGTCGATGCTCCAAATCCCTCGACGCAGATCACTTCAGAGATGAATGAATGCAGTTTCGAGATGAGCTACCCATCCACCCACTCCTCCTTTGACCCGTACGGGTTCAAACTGAGTCCGGAACATTCCACTCACAGCCTTCTGGATcctgacgatgaggaagatctCAGCCCAGAATCGAATGATCCTGATTTGGCCTTTGACCCAGAACCCACCTCTTCTCAGCTCAACTTTGATCGCTATGGGTTTGACCTCAGCGCCTCCCGGGTAGCCAGTGAGGATGTGGTTGACCCCTATGGCTTTAAGctgagccaggaggaggagaaccaggaaGTACTTGAGGTGTGTAGCCATGAcgaccaggaggaggtggaactTTGTAGCTTTACCAACGAGGAGCTAGTAGAACCTTATAGTAACCAGGAAGTTGTGGATCCATTCGCCCAGGACAACCAGGAAGTGCTTGAACCATGTAACCAAAACAATCAGGAAAtgctggatttctgtagcaatGGAAATCAGGAGATTTTGGAACCAAGTATGTCCGATACCAAGAATGTTCTGGACTTGTTCAGCATTGAGAACCAGGAGTTGGTTGACCTGTCTAGTCCTCTTAACCAGGAAGTGCTGGAACCCTTCTGCGATGACAACCAGGAACCGATGGTATCTCATGACAAAGATGAACAAGAACTACCACAGCAATGTAACCAGGAAGTAGTAGAAACAAGTATCAACAACAAGGAACCACGGGCTCCTTCCTATTATGAAAACCAGGAGGTTCTGGACTTCTGTGGCCAAGACAACCAGGAACTCCAAGGATTCAGTAGAAACCAGGAACTGCAAGATTACAGAAGCCATGATAACCAGGAGGTGCTGGACTTTCTAAGTAATCAGGCTTTACCGGAGGCTAACAATAACCACCACTGTGAGCAAGACTCAGAGATGTACTTCaatccagacacagacacacagtccaACATCTCCAACAGCGCTAACCCTGCAAACAGCTCCTCCGGTTTTCCGGCATCAGAGGTCTCCAATGGCCCCGAGGCCATGCACCTGGAGGGTCTGGAGCTCGGTAACACGACTGGCAGTATCAACAACTGCAACACTTACAAAGATGAGCTCCTCAGCATGTCAGTAGACCAAGAGCAAGCCACGAGTAACATGTCCACCAACAGCGACCCTGCCACATTTAATGTTTCTTCGGGCCAAAATTTGTTACAAGGCGACTTAGGGTCCGTGTTTAGTGCCGGAGGCTACATCGGCTGTGATGACGTAGCTGATGACCTGGAGCCCCTTCCCCACAGACAGGGAAACCCTGTAGCAGAGCCAGTGGAACCAATAGAACCAGTGCGGCCAGTGCAACCAGTGCGACCAGTGCGACCAATGAGGCCTCCTCGTCCTTCGCTCTTG GCCAAGGAAAAGGCTCAGTCGCAGACTCAGGGCGTAGACCTAAAGTGA
- the LOC115549570 gene encoding uncharacterized protein LOC115549570 isoform X2, whose translation MEEAAVQGEKIEPVPEVKSDGGKGGWMNERSLSSILKHSCLLCWSSSPRDTGVVETDERILAKTAEIRELENAVALESLELQEQQQDVRDLEETLLKLDQHKEKLQLQIKSTRQLCVEESQKILSLQAEESKKEGQVEEYERELARARWRLKKLREEVKNAKRRAEEAGQRNNPLQDSIRQSYEEILQEESALCSLSGGAATPDSQLDESTSPADTTEDDPLPLRPWGRSQSLPAYADFIMRTSSSSFNNNLTGTREEVAESSLEAPKTEGAEAGPEPTQRSTDAERKTDNQKEALTASADPVDQLDFYKPDPFVHGQAEDDLFNEDLFPKTDSSDVFASDPFKGTDPFAADILFPPGSDEAAAAAVANDDADTSLSCVEHKASTGTQCFESEFPDEDSDIEISYSREDLDAVAMAADATDRAAPAEPRGFKPIQSSSEDLGLDAASRGWRSQGQYSVESDPNGYELDLAAVSPPSDIEELSLASLTGDAAGGKNSTAAVKGLSSDSAQYSPELAPSGAVPDAIKTASDMTQLVITEQPLSCEVTSCLEAQPLESETDNSFEVEPQLTLVHHDSVDAPNPSTQITSEMNECSFEMSYPSTHSSFDPYGFKLSPEHSTHSLLDPDDEEDLSPESNDPDLAFDPEPTSSQLNFDRYGFDLSASRVASEDVVDPYGFKLSQEEENQEVLEVCSHDDQEEVELCSFTNEELVEPYSNQEVVDPFAQDNQEVLEPCNQNNQEMLDFCSNGNQEILEPSMSDTKNVLDLFSIENQELVDLSSPLNQEVLEPFCDDNQEPMVSHDKDEQELPQQCNQEVVETSINNKEPRAPSYYENQEVLDFCGQDNQELQGFSRNQELQDYRSHDNQEVLDFLSNQALPEANNNHHCEQDSEMYFNPDTDTQSNISNSANPANSSSGFPASEVSNGPEAMHLEGLELGNTTGSINNCNTYKDELLSMSVDQEQATSNMSTNSDPATFNVSSGQNLLQGDLGSVFSAGGYIGCDDVADDLEPLPHRQGNPVAEPVEPIEPVRPVQPVRPVRPMRPPRPSLLAKEKAQSQTQGVDLK comes from the exons ATGGAGGAAGCCGCGGTGCAGGGGGAGAAGATAGAGCCCGTGCCGGAGGTAAAGAGCgacggggggaaggggggctggATGAACGAgcgctcgctctcctccattCTAAAACACTCCTGCCTCCTGTGCTGGTCCTCGTCTCCCAGGGATACGGGCGTCGTGGAAACGGATGAAAGGATCCTTGCCAAGACAGCAGAGATCAGA gagCTAGAGAATGCAGTGGCGCTGGAGAGCCTGGAgctgcaggagcagcagcaggacgtCCGGGACCTGGAGGAGACCCTGCTGAAGCTGGACCAGCACAAGGAGAAGCTGCAGCTGCAGATCAAGAGCACCAGGCAGCTATGTGTGGAGGAGAGTCAGAAG atCCTGTCCCTGCAGGCTGAGGAGAGTAAGAAGGAGGGCCAGGTGGAGGAGTACGAACGCGAGCTGGCGCGCGCCCGCTGGAGGCTGAAGAAGCTgcgggaggaggtgaagaacgCCAAGCGGCGGGCAGAGGAGGCGGGCCAGAGGAACAACCCGCTGCAGGACTCCATCCGCCAGTCCTACGAGGAGATCCTGCAG GAGGAGAGCGCTCTGTGCTCTCTGTCAGGAGGAGCTGCCACTCCAGACAGCCAGCTGGACGAGTCCACATCGCCCGCCGACACCACCGAAGACGACCCCCTCCCGCTGAGGCCCTGGGGCCGCAGCCAATCACTGCCGGCGTACGCTGACTTCATCATG AGGACCAGCAGTTCTTCCTTCAATAACAACCTGACAGGGACCAGAGAGGAAGTGGCTGAGAGTTCTCTGGAGGCCCCAAAG ACGGAGGGAGCTGAGGCCGGGCCTGAACCGACCCAGAGGAGCACGGACGCGGAGAGGAAGACTGACAACCAGAAGGAAGCGCTGACAGCCAGCGCCGACCCCGTGGACCAACTGGACTTCTACAAACCCGACCCCTTCGTTCACGGTCAGGCCGAAG ATGATCTTTTCAATGAAGATTTGTTCCCAAAGACGGATTCCTCAG ACGTCTTCGCCTCAGACCCCTTCAAAGGCACCGACCCGTTCGCGGCAGACATCTTGTTCCCGCCGGGATCAgacgaggcggcggcggcggcggttgcCAACGACGACGCCGACACCAGCCTGTCGTGCGTCGAGCACAAAGCGTCCACGGGGACCCAGTGCTTCGAGTCCGAGTTCCCGGACGAGGACAGCGACATCGAGATCAGCTACAGCCGCGAGGACCTGGACGCCGTCGCCATGGCGGCGGACGCCACGGACCGGGCGGCGCCGGCCGAGCCACGGGGGTTCAAGCCCATCCAGTCCTCCTCCGAGGACCTGGGGCTGGACGCGGCGTCCCGGGGCTGGCGGTCCCAGGGACAGTACTCGGTGGAGTCGGACCCCAACGGCTACGAGCTGGACCTGGCcgccgtctcccccccctcggACATCGAGGAGCTCAGCCTGGCCTCCCTGACCGGGGACGCGGCCGGCGGGAAGAACAGCACCGCGGCGGTCAAAG GTCTGAGTTCCGATTCGGCTCAATATTCCCCTGAGCTGGCGCCCTCTGGTGCCGTACCTGACGCAATCAAGACCGCATCCGACATGACTCAGCTTGTCATCACAGAGCAGCCCCTTTCCTGTGAGGTCACTTCCTGCCTAGAAGCACAGCCCCTTGAGTCAGAAACGGACAACAGCTTCGAGGTAGAACCCCAACTAACGCTGGTTCACCACGACTCAGTCGATGCTCCAAATCCCTCGACGCAGATCACTTCAGAGATGAATGAATGCAGTTTCGAGATGAGCTACCCATCCACCCACTCCTCCTTTGACCCGTACGGGTTCAAACTGAGTCCGGAACATTCCACTCACAGCCTTCTGGATcctgacgatgaggaagatctCAGCCCAGAATCGAATGATCCTGATTTGGCCTTTGACCCAGAACCCACCTCTTCTCAGCTCAACTTTGATCGCTATGGGTTTGACCTCAGCGCCTCCCGGGTAGCCAGTGAGGATGTGGTTGACCCCTATGGCTTTAAGctgagccaggaggaggagaaccaggaaGTACTTGAGGTGTGTAGCCATGAcgaccaggaggaggtggaactTTGTAGCTTTACCAACGAGGAGCTAGTAGAACCTTATAGTAACCAGGAAGTTGTGGATCCATTCGCCCAGGACAACCAGGAAGTGCTTGAACCATGTAACCAAAACAATCAGGAAAtgctggatttctgtagcaatGGAAATCAGGAGATTTTGGAACCAAGTATGTCCGATACCAAGAATGTTCTGGACTTGTTCAGCATTGAGAACCAGGAGTTGGTTGACCTGTCTAGTCCTCTTAACCAGGAAGTGCTGGAACCCTTCTGCGATGACAACCAGGAACCGATGGTATCTCATGACAAAGATGAACAAGAACTACCACAGCAATGTAACCAGGAAGTAGTAGAAACAAGTATCAACAACAAGGAACCACGGGCTCCTTCCTATTATGAAAACCAGGAGGTTCTGGACTTCTGTGGCCAAGACAACCAGGAACTCCAAGGATTCAGTAGAAACCAGGAACTGCAAGATTACAGAAGCCATGATAACCAGGAGGTGCTGGACTTTCTAAGTAATCAGGCTTTACCGGAGGCTAACAATAACCACCACTGTGAGCAAGACTCAGAGATGTACTTCaatccagacacagacacacagtccaACATCTCCAACAGCGCTAACCCTGCAAACAGCTCCTCCGGTTTTCCGGCATCAGAGGTCTCCAATGGCCCCGAGGCCATGCACCTGGAGGGTCTGGAGCTCGGTAACACGACTGGCAGTATCAACAACTGCAACACTTACAAAGATGAGCTCCTCAGCATGTCAGTAGACCAAGAGCAAGCCACGAGTAACATGTCCACCAACAGCGACCCTGCCACATTTAATGTTTCTTCGGGCCAAAATTTGTTACAAGGCGACTTAGGGTCCGTGTTTAGTGCCGGAGGCTACATCGGCTGTGATGACGTAGCTGATGACCTGGAGCCCCTTCCCCACAGACAGGGAAACCCTGTAGCAGAGCCAGTGGAACCAATAGAACCAGTGCGGCCAGTGCAACCAGTGCGACCAGTGCGACCAATGAGGCCTCCTCGTCCTTCGCTCTTG GCCAAGGAAAAGGCTCAGTCGCAGACTCAGGGCGTAGACCTAAAGTGA